The region TTTAATATTGAGAGCATCATTTATATTTGAATAGAATAACCATTGTACTTAATAGCAGATAAAGATATTGCCGCACGGATGTCTTGCTATCTCCATCTGACAACACCGGCTGTTCATCCCCACATTACCGCCTCCAGCAACCCCGTGTTTGCTGATAACTGAGCCATCACCCATCGCTGCCATCACCATGTGGCAGCTGGTTTAATGACAGGCATATAACGCGAGACAACGCGTGAAAGCATCCTGTTATCTCCGCCGTTATTACTCTGCCTGAAAAACCAACGACTGGACTCACACATGAATGAAACAGATAAAAGCATCGTCTCTCTATTTATCATCGGCACGCTGATTGCCGCCGGCAAAGTGCTGGCGGGCAGCGAGCCCATCACACTGCGGCTATTTATTGGTCGCGTGATGCTGGGCGGTTTTGTCTCAATGATGGCAGGCATCGCACTGGTACAGTTCCCTGACCTGTCGCCCGTCGCTATCAACGGCATTGGCGCCGCACTGGGCATCGCCGGCTACCAGACTATCGAACTGCTTATTCAACGCCGTGTTCGCCAACTGGGCAAAAAAAACACACCAGGGAAAAATAACGATGCTCAATAATCCTAACCTTATTGCGTTTTTAGATATGCTGGCTTTTTCCGAAGGGACCGCAACACATCCGCTCACCTGTAATCGTGGCTACGACGTGATTGTCACCGGGATTGATGGCAAACCAGAGATTTTCACCGACTATCGGGATCATCCATTCGCCAATGGCCGTCCGGGCAAAATCTTCAACAAGCAGGGGCAGCGATCCACCGCTGCCGGACGCTATCAGCAGCTTTACCGCTACTGGCCCGCCTACAAAACGCAGTTGGCGTTGCCGGATTTCGGACCCCATTCGCAGGATACGCTGGCTATCCAGCTGATTCGGGAACAGCGTGCGTTGGACGACATTATGCAAGGCCGGCTTACCCTCGCCATTACCCGATGCAACAACATCTGGGCCTCATTACCGGGGGCTGGCTATGGCCAGCGCGAGCATAATGCCGAGCGATTGGTCGCCGTGTACCAGCAAGCAGGTGGGAGACTTGAATGAAAAGCGCCATGATCATCGCGGCCATCATGATTGCGCTTATCACAGGGGTTGGCGTGCAGTCCTGGCGGCTGCACAACGCCCGTCAGTTAACCGAACAGCAAGCGCAGACACTGTCGTTGCAACAGACAGCGCTGGATGAAAAATCCGGCCAGTTGAAAGCGCTGTCCGAACAGGCTGAACGCAACAATCTTGAGCAGGCACGATTGCGCGACATGGCCGCCGATACTCAGGCGGCGCTCTCGCAACGGCAAAAAGTGGTGATGAGGTTACAACATGAGAACGAAGCGCTTAAACGCTGGGCTGACACTGATCTGCCTGCTGATATTATCCGGCTGCGTCAGCGCCCCGCCTTCGCCGGTGGCCGTGCTTACCGTGAATGGCTGTCCCAGACTGACGCCCTGCCGGTTCCCGGCGGCCAGTCCACAAACCAACGGTGAGCTGAACAGTCTGCTGGATGAAACTGAAGCCGCGCTGGCGACTTGCGCCGATCAGGTGGATACCATTATTGCCTGTCAGGCAAAAAGCGATGCAACGCCCGACGCCACTGCTGCATCAGGGAATCAACCAGGCAGAGATTCAACAGGGATAGGTACGTCTGTGCCGCAATGATCTCCGCCCTTGAGACAAGGTGGACCACTGGAAGATAAAGTTGGGAAGCGATGTTTCAGACTTGGACGTCAGGGCGACCGAGCCAGGAAATTGAGGTATTCCCATTCAAGCCAGTCGCTCATGACTTTCAACCCAAATCAGGTCGTGTTTTCTCTTTTATCGACGCACTCTGCATGTATATACGGCCTATGCCTTTTCGTTTTAGCCGCCACAGTATTTCTCTGGCAGCACCTCTCAACGAATTTGCAGGCTTTTCAAAACCGAAATTTTAGGGTCGACGGTATTGTCTACATATTCCTCTTTATGAGGACACGGGTAAAAACAGATCTGGAGGTAGCGGGCCTGTTCACGTTTCGGCCTGGCGGTTACGCTATTGCAGTGGGGCTGACGCGGCGGCAATAAAAAACCGCCCGAAGGCGGCCATAACGCGTTAAGGTTATTAATCGTTCTCTAACGCACGCTGAATAATATCAGCGGTTTGAGTGATTCTACTACCGATCGCATCCAGAGCGACTTGCACACCACTTTCGCTGGCACCCTCTTTGATGATTTCGAGTATAGCTGAGACGACTATCTCTCTCTTCTCTTCATCACTTCTTGCGACATCATGCTGATCATAAAAATAATTCTTAAGC is a window of Dickeya solani IPO 2222 DNA encoding:
- a CDS encoding phage holin family protein, yielding MNETDKSIVSLFIIGTLIAAGKVLAGSEPITLRLFIGRVMLGGFVSMMAGIALVQFPDLSPVAINGIGAALGIAGYQTIELLIQRRVRQLGKKNTPGKNNDAQ
- a CDS encoding glycoside hydrolase family protein produces the protein MLNNPNLIAFLDMLAFSEGTATHPLTCNRGYDVIVTGIDGKPEIFTDYRDHPFANGRPGKIFNKQGQRSTAAGRYQQLYRYWPAYKTQLALPDFGPHSQDTLAIQLIREQRALDDIMQGRLTLAITRCNNIWASLPGAGYGQREHNAERLVAVYQQAGGRLE
- the lysB gene encoding Rz-like lysis system protein LysB (The gene for this Rz-like phage lysis system protein may overlap extensively with the gene for the other spanin subunit, the Rz1-like protein in the outer membrane.), with translation MKSAMIIAAIMIALITGVGVQSWRLHNARQLTEQQAQTLSLQQTALDEKSGQLKALSEQAERNNLEQARLRDMAADTQAALSQRQKVVMRLQHENEALKRWADTDLPADIIRLRQRPAFAGGRAYREWLSQTDALPVPGGQSTNQR
- the lysC gene encoding Rz1-like lysis system protein LysC (LysC is an Rz1-like component of a phage lytic system, substantially overlapping although not fully embedded in the gene for the Rz-like LysB component.) — encoded protein: MLSGCVSAPPSPVAVLTVNGCPRLTPCRFPAASPQTNGELNSLLDETEAALATCADQVDTIIACQAKSDATPDATAASGNQPGRDSTGIGTSVPQ